In Pseudomonas fluorescens, a genomic segment contains:
- a CDS encoding acyl-CoA thioesterase, producing the protein MPDSTPQRADYRHFQPIITRWHDNDVYGHVNNVTYYSFFDTAVNTYLIEQGGLDIHDGEVVGFVVSSACDYFASIAFPDRIEIGLRVGKLGNSSVQYELAVFKAGEEEACAAGRFVHVFVDRGSNQPVMIPGRLREALQGLVA; encoded by the coding sequence ATGCCCGACTCAACGCCCCAACGCGCCGATTACCGTCACTTCCAGCCGATCATCACGCGCTGGCACGACAACGACGTGTATGGCCATGTGAACAACGTGACCTACTACAGCTTCTTTGACACGGCGGTGAATACCTACCTGATCGAGCAGGGCGGGTTGGATATTCACGATGGCGAAGTGGTGGGGTTCGTGGTGAGTTCGGCGTGTGACTACTTTGCGTCGATCGCCTTTCCCGACCGTATAGAAATCGGCCTGCGGGTAGGCAAGTTGGGCAACAGTTCAGTGCAGTATGAGTTGGCGGTGTTCAAGGCGGGCGAAGAGGAGGCCTGTGCGGCGGGACGCTTCGTGCATGTGTTCGTGGATCGTGGGTCGAACCAGCCGGTGATGATTCCGGGGCGATTACGCGAAGCGTTGCAGGGGTTGGTGGCCTGA
- a CDS encoding glycine zipper domain-containing protein — translation MKFSSILLLSLGLVSGAAMAGGTTEAGVGGALGGVLGSVVGQQVGGNTGSAIGAALGGAGGSAVGADKRSRGEAAIGGALGAAGGNVVGRSMGGTTGSLIGAAAGGGAGGALGNYMGNKSDDDDRRYRGRDDRRYYRDGHPGRGHAYGHRKNKHHYRD, via the coding sequence ATGAAGTTCTCCTCGATTCTCTTGTTGTCCCTTGGCCTGGTCAGTGGCGCAGCCATGGCCGGTGGCACCACCGAAGCCGGTGTGGGCGGCGCATTGGGCGGGGTACTCGGTTCGGTTGTGGGCCAGCAGGTCGGCGGTAACACCGGTTCGGCCATTGGCGCAGCCCTGGGCGGTGCGGGCGGCAGCGCGGTGGGCGCCGACAAACGCAGCCGCGGCGAAGCCGCTATTGGCGGCGCTCTGGGCGCAGCCGGCGGCAACGTGGTAGGCCGCAGCATGGGCGGCACCACCGGCAGCCTGATCGGCGCAGCTGCCGGCGGCGGCGCGGGTGGCGCACTGGGCAACTACATGGGCAACAAGAGCGATGACGACGACCGCCGTTATCGTGGCCGTGACGACCGTCGCTACTACCGGGACGGTCATCCTGGCCGTGGCCATGCCTATGGGCATCGCAAGAACAAACATCACTACCGTGATTGA
- a CDS encoding RecQ family ATP-dependent DNA helicase, translating to MHDTLQQVFGYPQFRSGQEETVSAVLAGRSAAAIFPTGSGKSLCYQLSAVLLPHLTLVVSPLLALMQDQLGFLQRHGISAGSIDSAQSRDDANDVMARARSGELKILMISVERLKNERFRNFLQSVPISLLVVDEAHCISEWGHNFRPDYLKLPDYQRQFNIPQALLLTATATPKVIADMQAKFAIAPGDVVTTGFYRPNLNLLVEPVAGADKRRRLVQWMGERANQPSIVYVTLQKTAEQIAEHLNRNGIQAEAYHAGLPHDKREGIQQRFMGGRSNCIVATIAFGMGIDKSDIRNVVHFDLPKSIENYSQEIGRAGRDGQPSDCLVLANRDSLNVLENFVYGDTPEQEGIRRVLEELQAVRSDGQWEFLLRSLSDHSNIRELPLKTLLVQLELKGVIAPRYAFYAEYRFKYLIEPDALLARFSGERQQFVAAIVQVCKRAKTWATVDFDALYQQHNAERNRVVKALDYFQEQGLIELESKQMTEVYSLLNTDFDPQALSAELYTGFKQHEVGEVARIHAMLDLFATDHCLGQRLAQYFGDENAPQRCGHCSVCHGHVAHLPAPPSLPPLVDKNFMGLCGDFIHRHHEHTGHLPGAERLTRFLGGISVPLFTKLKARGIPGFAALEDYPYAEVREWAAAHLNDL from the coding sequence ATGCACGACACCCTCCAGCAGGTCTTTGGTTATCCACAGTTTCGTTCGGGCCAGGAAGAAACCGTCAGCGCCGTACTGGCCGGGCGTTCGGCCGCGGCGATTTTCCCTACCGGGTCGGGAAAGTCCCTGTGTTACCAGCTGTCGGCGGTATTGCTGCCGCACCTGACGTTGGTAGTGTCGCCGTTGCTGGCGCTGATGCAGGACCAGTTGGGGTTCCTGCAACGCCATGGCATTTCGGCCGGCAGTATCGATTCGGCCCAGAGCCGCGATGACGCCAACGATGTGATGGCGCGTGCGCGTTCGGGCGAGTTGAAAATCCTGATGATTTCCGTGGAGCGTTTGAAGAACGAGCGCTTTCGCAACTTTCTGCAAAGCGTGCCGATCTCGTTGCTGGTGGTGGACGAAGCGCACTGTATTTCCGAATGGGGTCACAACTTTCGTCCGGACTATCTGAAGCTGCCGGACTACCAGCGCCAGTTCAATATCCCACAAGCGCTGCTGTTGACTGCCACGGCCACGCCCAAGGTGATTGCCGACATGCAGGCCAAGTTCGCCATTGCCCCAGGCGACGTGGTCACCACAGGCTTCTACCGGCCCAACCTCAACCTGCTGGTGGAGCCGGTAGCGGGCGCAGACAAGCGTCGGCGGTTGGTGCAGTGGATGGGCGAACGCGCCAACCAGCCGAGCATCGTCTACGTCACCTTGCAGAAAACCGCCGAGCAGATTGCCGAGCACCTGAACCGCAACGGCATCCAGGCCGAGGCGTATCACGCGGGTTTGCCCCACGATAAGCGCGAGGGCATCCAACAGCGCTTCATGGGGGGACGCTCCAATTGCATCGTCGCCACCATTGCGTTTGGCATGGGGATCGACAAGAGCGACATTCGCAATGTGGTGCACTTCGACCTGCCCAAGTCCATCGAGAACTACAGCCAGGAAATCGGCCGTGCGGGGCGCGATGGGCAGCCGTCCGATTGCCTGGTACTGGCCAACCGCGACAGCCTCAATGTGCTGGAGAACTTTGTGTATGGCGACACGCCCGAGCAGGAAGGGATTCGCCGTGTACTGGAAGAGTTGCAGGCGGTGCGCAGCGATGGGCAGTGGGAGTTCCTGCTGCGTTCGCTGTCGGACCATAGCAACATCCGCGAGCTGCCGCTCAAGACGTTGCTGGTCCAGCTGGAGCTCAAGGGCGTGATCGCCCCGCGCTATGCGTTTTATGCCGAGTACCGCTTCAAGTACCTGATAGAGCCCGACGCCTTGCTGGCGCGTTTTTCCGGCGAGCGCCAGCAGTTTGTCGCGGCGATCGTCCAGGTGTGCAAACGTGCGAAAACCTGGGCGACGGTGGATTTCGACGCGCTGTATCAACAGCACAATGCCGAGCGCAATCGGGTGGTGAAGGCGCTGGATTACTTCCAGGAACAGGGCCTGATCGAGCTGGAAAGCAAGCAGATGACTGAGGTCTATAGCCTGCTCAATACCGACTTTGATCCACAGGCACTGAGTGCTGAGTTATACACAGGCTTCAAGCAGCACGAGGTGGGAGAAGTTGCACGGATTCACGCCATGCTCGACCTGTTTGCCACCGATCATTGCCTGGGGCAACGCCTCGCCCAGTATTTTGGTGATGAGAATGCGCCGCAGCGTTGCGGGCATTGTTCGGTGTGCCACGGTCATGTCGCGCATTTGCCGGCGCCGCCGAGCCTGCCGCCGCTTGTGGATAAAAACTTCATGGGACTGTGCGGTGATTTTATCCACAGGCATCATGAGCACACCGGTCACTTGCCTGGTGCGGAGCGGCTGACGCGCTTCCTGGGCGGTATCAGCGTGCCGTTGTTCACCAAGTTGAAGGCACGGGGCATTCCGGGGTTTGCAGCGCTGGAAGACTACCCCTACGCCGAAGTGCGCGAATGGGCAGCAGCCCATTTGAATGACCTGTAA
- the fdhD gene encoding formate dehydrogenase accessory sulfurtransferase FdhD, translated as MNAKRPVCAAPAPETSAPAASQSYQFCNLEHTEAASTALAKEVALAIAYNDISQAVMLVTPTDLEDFIVGFSMGSGIITDVGDIYDLKLSGSGATQYAQVQISSRAFWNLKQQRRQLAGTSGCGLCGVEAVEQALPDLQVLPGAPLPPAAWLDGLRQRISAFQPLGQYSGAVHAAVFMNNQGELLLGREDIGRHNALDKLIGALIRQKIPTAGGLAIVTSRCSLELIQKVLRAGIQTLVSLSSPTGLALQWARRHNLNLIHLPQKSAPRVYSPAMEYQP; from the coding sequence GCTACCAGTTCTGCAACCTCGAACACACAGAGGCCGCCAGCACGGCATTGGCGAAAGAAGTGGCGCTGGCAATTGCCTATAACGACATCAGCCAGGCAGTCATGCTGGTGACGCCCACTGACCTGGAAGACTTTATTGTCGGGTTCAGCATGGGTAGCGGCATTATTACCGACGTTGGCGACATTTATGACCTGAAACTCAGCGGCTCGGGCGCCACTCAATACGCTCAAGTCCAAATCTCCAGCCGCGCGTTTTGGAACCTCAAGCAGCAGCGTCGCCAATTGGCGGGCACCAGCGGCTGCGGTTTGTGTGGCGTGGAAGCCGTGGAACAGGCACTGCCAGACCTCCAAGTGCTGCCCGGCGCCCCCTTGCCGCCCGCCGCATGGCTCGACGGCCTGCGCCAACGCATCAGCGCCTTCCAGCCTTTGGGCCAATACAGTGGCGCCGTGCACGCGGCGGTGTTTATGAACAATCAGGGCGAACTGTTGCTGGGCCGCGAAGACATTGGCCGGCATAACGCCCTGGATAAGTTGATCGGCGCCCTGATCCGCCAAAAGATCCCGACAGCGGGTGGCCTGGCAATTGTCACCAGCCGTTGCAGCCTCGAATTGATCCAGAAAGTCCTGCGCGCGGGCATCCAGACCCTGGTCAGCCTGTCGTCGCCCACCGGCCTGGCCCTGCAATGGGCGCGCCGGCACAACCTCAACCTCATCCACCTGCCGCAGAAAAGTGCGCCGCGGGTCTACAGCCCTGCGATGGAGTACCAGCCATGA
- a CDS encoding FdhF/YdeP family oxidoreductase, translated as MSNHHQADQTPTPRYKPYKGPAGGWGALISVAQAWLTSDNALKNIRMMLKTNQNGGFDCPGCAWGDSPESGMVKFCENGAKAVNWEATKRRVDAAFFAKHSVTALLEQSDYWLEYQGRLTEPVRYDAETDRYKPISWDAAFDLIGKHLNALPSPDMAEFYTSGRASNEAAYLYQLFVRAYGTNNFPDCSNMCHEASGVALAQSVGVGKGTVTFDDFEHADAIFVWGQNPGTNHPRMLEPLREAVKRGAQVVCINPLKERGLERFQHPQHPLEMLTNGDKPTNTAYFRPALGGDMAILRGMAKFLLLWERQAQAEGKEAVFDHDFLNEHTTNVLDYLGQIDDTSWDEIVAQSGLPLVEIEQAARMYAKGKNVIMCWAMGITQHRHSVPTIQEIANLMLLRGNIGRPGAGLCPVRGHSNVQGDRTMGINERPPVAFLDALERRFQFQVPRTNGHNVVEAIHAMLEGRSKVFIGLGGNFAQATPDSPRTFEALRNCDLTVQISTKLNRSHLTHGKDALILPCLGRTDIDIQAEGPQAVTVEDSFSMVHDSNGQLQPLSKLMKSEPAILAGIAAATLGSKPVDWNWLVGDYSRIRDLIADTIPGFKDFNERLKHPGGFYLGNSAGARRWNTPSGRANFRPNILPADLIHERTHATGRVPDLIMQSMRSHDQYNTTIYGLDDRYRGVKGQRDVLFVNEADIIRLGFKPGQKADIVSLWEDGRERRVKGFTLLAFDIPAGQAAAYYPEVNPLVPLESTGDGSHTPTSKFVAIRLEAASDSGLIMARSA; from the coding sequence ATGAGCAATCACCACCAAGCCGACCAAACCCCAACCCCGCGCTACAAGCCCTACAAAGGCCCGGCGGGTGGCTGGGGCGCGTTGATCAGCGTGGCGCAGGCGTGGCTGACCAGCGACAACGCGCTGAAAAACATCCGCATGATGCTCAAGACCAACCAGAACGGCGGCTTCGACTGCCCAGGCTGCGCCTGGGGCGACTCGCCGGAAAGCGGCATGGTCAAGTTCTGCGAAAACGGCGCCAAGGCCGTCAACTGGGAAGCCACCAAGCGCCGTGTCGACGCTGCATTCTTCGCCAAGCACAGCGTCACCGCGCTGCTGGAACAAAGCGACTATTGGCTGGAATACCAGGGCCGCCTGACCGAACCGGTGCGCTATGACGCCGAGACCGACCGCTACAAACCCATCAGTTGGGACGCAGCGTTCGACCTGATCGGCAAGCACCTCAATGCACTGCCCAGCCCTGATATGGCCGAGTTTTATACTTCCGGCCGTGCCAGCAACGAAGCGGCGTACCTGTATCAATTGTTTGTACGCGCCTACGGCACCAACAACTTCCCGGACTGCTCGAACATGTGCCACGAAGCCAGCGGCGTGGCCTTGGCGCAAAGTGTAGGCGTCGGCAAAGGCACCGTGACCTTTGACGACTTTGAACATGCCGACGCGATTTTCGTCTGGGGCCAGAACCCCGGCACCAACCACCCACGCATGCTCGAACCGCTGCGTGAGGCCGTGAAACGCGGCGCCCAGGTGGTGTGCATCAACCCGCTGAAAGAGCGCGGCCTGGAACGCTTCCAGCATCCACAGCACCCGCTGGAAATGCTCACCAACGGCGACAAGCCAACCAATACCGCCTACTTCCGCCCGGCGCTGGGGGGCGACATGGCCATCCTGCGTGGCATGGCCAAATTCCTGCTGCTGTGGGAGCGCCAGGCCCAGGCTGAAGGCAAGGAAGCGGTGTTCGACCACGACTTCCTCAACGAGCACACGACCAACGTGCTCGATTACCTGGGCCAGATCGACGACACCTCCTGGGATGAAATCGTCGCGCAGTCCGGCTTGCCCCTGGTCGAGATCGAGCAAGCGGCGCGCATGTACGCCAAAGGCAAGAACGTGATCATGTGCTGGGCGATGGGCATTACCCAGCACCGCCATTCGGTGCCGACCATCCAGGAGATCGCCAACCTGATGCTGTTGCGCGGCAACATTGGCCGCCCGGGCGCCGGCCTGTGCCCGGTGCGCGGTCACAGCAACGTGCAGGGCGACCGCACCATGGGCATCAACGAACGCCCACCGGTGGCGTTCCTCGACGCCCTGGAACGCCGCTTCCAGTTTCAGGTGCCACGTACCAACGGCCACAACGTGGTGGAAGCGATTCACGCCATGCTCGAAGGTCGCTCCAAGGTGTTCATCGGCCTGGGCGGCAACTTCGCCCAAGCCACGCCGGACAGCCCGCGCACCTTCGAAGCACTGCGCAATTGCGACCTGACCGTACAGATCAGCACCAAGCTCAACCGCAGCCACCTGACCCACGGCAAAGACGCACTGATCCTGCCGTGCCTGGGCCGTACCGACATCGATATCCAGGCCGAAGGCCCGCAGGCCGTGACCGTGGAAGACTCGTTCAGCATGGTCCACGACTCCAACGGCCAATTGCAGCCGCTGTCGAAACTGATGAAATCCGAGCCGGCCATCCTCGCCGGCATCGCCGCCGCCACCCTGGGCAGCAAGCCGGTGGACTGGAACTGGCTGGTGGGCGACTACAGCCGCATTCGCGACCTGATCGCCGACACTATCCCAGGCTTCAAGGACTTCAACGAACGCCTCAAGCACCCGGGTGGCTTCTACCTCGGTAATTCCGCCGGTGCGCGTCGCTGGAACACACCGTCGGGTCGCGCCAACTTCCGCCCGAATATCCTGCCCGCAGACCTGATCCACGAACGCACCCACGCCACCGGTCGCGTGCCAGACCTGATCATGCAATCCATGCGTTCCCACGATCAGTACAACACCACCATATATGGCCTGGATGACCGCTATCGCGGGGTGAAAGGCCAGCGTGACGTGCTGTTCGTCAACGAAGCCGACATCATCCGCCTGGGTTTCAAGCCGGGGCAGAAGGCTGACATCGTGTCGTTGTGGGAGGACGGTCGGGAGCGCAGGGTGAAAGGCTTTACCTTGCTGGCGTTTGATATTCCGGCGGGGCAGGCAGCTGCCTACTACCCGGAAGTGAACCCGCTGGTGCCGCTGGAAAGCACGGGGGATGGCAGCCATACGCCAACGTCGAAGTTCGTGGCGATTCGTTTGGAAGCGGCAAGTGACAGTGGGCTGATCATGGCCCGCTCGGCCTGA
- a CDS encoding putative adenosine monophosphate-protein transferase Fic, producing MLDKYGVGQDPYCYPGSSVLRNRLDLHDEARLHQAERELSEIAVGGLPLFPPPYDLERLQHIHRTLFGDIYDWAGELRSVNIQKGDTLFCTPERIPPEAAKIIRQMAEANWFIGESQTELVSKVAEAYGDLNVIHPFREGNGRAQRILFEQIIVNAGYSVNWWLVKHAAWIPANIDAVACDYRGLEAIFERCISRPAGQ from the coding sequence ATGCTCGACAAATACGGGGTGGGCCAGGATCCGTACTGCTACCCCGGTAGCAGCGTCCTGCGCAACCGCCTCGATTTGCACGATGAAGCGCGCCTGCACCAGGCCGAGCGGGAATTATCCGAAATCGCCGTAGGCGGCCTCCCACTCTTCCCGCCGCCCTACGATCTTGAACGGCTGCAACACATCCATCGCACCCTGTTCGGCGACATCTACGACTGGGCCGGTGAACTGCGCAGCGTCAACATCCAGAAAGGCGACACCCTGTTCTGCACCCCGGAACGCATCCCACCAGAAGCCGCGAAGATCATCCGGCAGATGGCCGAGGCAAACTGGTTTATCGGCGAGAGCCAAACCGAGTTGGTGAGCAAGGTCGCCGAGGCCTATGGCGACCTCAACGTCATCCACCCCTTCCGCGAGGGCAACGGCCGGGCGCAGCGGATTTTGTTTGAACAGATCATCGTGAACGCGGGGTATTCGGTGAACTGGTGGCTGGTCAAGCACGCGGCATGGATACCGGCGAATATTGACGCGGTGGCGTGTGATTATCGGGGCTTGGAGGCGATTTTCGAGCGGTGTATCAGCAGGCCTGCAGGGCAATGA
- a CDS encoding YhfG family protein encodes MSELTFEQKQDHYHKIRRSNYLASLRLEGFDTQPADVDKPLPTREAVLAKYRNTPR; translated from the coding sequence ATGAGCGAACTGACGTTTGAGCAAAAACAGGATCACTATCACAAGATCCGCCGTTCCAATTACCTGGCCAGCCTGCGCCTGGAAGGGTTCGACACCCAACCCGCCGATGTCGACAAACCCCTGCCGACCCGTGAAGCTGTCCTCGCCAAGTACCGCAACACCCCACGCTGA
- a CDS encoding tetratricopeptide repeat protein, with product MGLLRVASAMSLCAVAFSIQAEQLPIEVLSAVVKDQKIADAEVLLQRNGAQNVVGRTNAQGQVTLTSEAADDASNLLIIKKPGYSNLVVKCPCKGMTYAISPVMENLDGLRVVLTWGKTPEDLDSHMIFPGNNIYFENQKGTDAELDVDDVDSYGPETITLQKKHYGESYVYAVHDFTNIANPGSRQLSNSEAKVFVYMGQSLVRTYYVPKNRSGNLWTVFRMTGSGDFQDINTFSGVNVDAKDVLNEVKPLLDDSVAVAAVAVSSSAQTDAKRLNLQGEAAYQAGKLDEAIDLFRQAIELDNGFGKAYGNLGLAYQKAGNTAESIWANRKAIALASGANAATVRAGAYYNIARIYEAAGQFADALRHYQLAKEQKANPVYDTAIERVQNR from the coding sequence ATGGGTTTGCTTCGTGTCGCTTCGGCGATGTCTTTGTGCGCAGTGGCGTTTTCGATCCAGGCCGAGCAGTTGCCGATCGAGGTGCTCAGCGCAGTGGTCAAGGATCAGAAAATCGCCGACGCCGAAGTGTTGCTGCAACGCAACGGCGCGCAGAACGTGGTAGGCCGTACCAACGCCCAGGGCCAGGTGACCCTCACCAGCGAAGCCGCTGATGATGCCAGCAACCTGTTGATCATCAAGAAGCCCGGCTACTCAAACCTGGTGGTGAAGTGCCCGTGCAAAGGCATGACCTACGCCATCAGCCCAGTGATGGAAAACCTCGACGGCCTGCGTGTGGTGCTGACCTGGGGCAAGACCCCGGAAGACCTCGACTCCCATATGATCTTCCCTGGCAACAATATCTATTTCGAGAATCAGAAAGGTACCGATGCCGAGCTGGACGTGGATGACGTCGACAGCTACGGCCCGGAAACCATCACCCTGCAGAAAAAACACTACGGCGAAAGCTACGTATATGCCGTGCATGACTTCACCAACATCGCCAACCCGGGTTCGCGCCAACTCTCCAACAGCGAAGCCAAGGTGTTCGTGTATATGGGCCAGTCCCTGGTGCGCACCTACTACGTGCCGAAAAACCGCAGTGGCAACCTGTGGACCGTGTTCCGCATGACGGGCAGCGGTGACTTCCAGGACATCAACACCTTCAGCGGTGTGAATGTGGACGCCAAGGATGTGCTCAACGAAGTCAAGCCGTTGCTGGATGACAGCGTCGCGGTCGCGGCCGTGGCTGTCAGCTCTTCCGCACAAACGGATGCGAAGCGTCTGAACCTGCAAGGTGAGGCGGCCTACCAGGCGGGCAAGCTGGATGAAGCCATCGACCTGTTCCGTCAGGCCATCGAGCTGGACAACGGCTTCGGCAAAGCCTACGGCAACCTGGGCCTGGCGTATCAGAAAGCTGGCAACACCGCCGAGTCGATCTGGGCCAACCGCAAGGCCATCGCCCTGGCGAGCGGCGCCAATGCCGCAACCGTGCGGGCCGGTGCCTACTACAACATCGCGCGGATCTACGAAGCGGCGGGGCAGTTCGCGGATGCGTTGCGTCATTACCAGTTGGCCAAGGAGCAGAAGGCCAATCCAGTGTATGACACGGCTATCGAGCGGGTGCAAAACCGCTGA